A section of the Roseivirga sp. BDSF3-8 genome encodes:
- a CDS encoding NAD(P)/FAD-dependent oxidoreductase — protein sequence MGNEMSDSEIRPQEQPFCLPENDLPRVVVIGGGFAGLNAIKKLKNKPVDVVLLDKHNYHQFVPLIYQVATSGLEPDSVSFPLRKRFRDYNNVTFRLANVERIDHAQNKVITNKGFLTYDYLIIASGSVTNFLGNNKIKEHCYGLKTVEDAIHIRSLMLSHLEMAAQTCIQEEKDVLTNFAIVGGGPAGVELAGALAEFRDHIIPKDYPEYNGDNITIYLLQSGYQLLKGMSEESSKQTLKDLQNMDVKVLFGCKVTGYDGRTVQIEDAKMQLKAATLIWAAGVRGSFPGGLNEDIVVKGNRLKVSETLEVAGMNNVFAIGDVAGLITEEHPKGLPMLAPVAIQQGSHVAKCILKLIKGESAEPFDYLDKGHLATIGRRRAVADIRGLKLSGFTAWVIWALVHIFYLAGFKNRTFVLINWLSNYMSYDKGDRLITRTTFKDPYSTHSNTQRFEASNPAAE from the coding sequence ATGGGAAATGAAATGAGTGATAGTGAGATAAGGCCGCAGGAGCAACCCTTTTGCCTGCCTGAAAATGACCTGCCCCGAGTGGTAGTCATCGGCGGAGGGTTTGCCGGGCTTAATGCAATAAAGAAGCTGAAAAATAAACCCGTGGACGTGGTGCTACTGGATAAGCACAATTATCACCAGTTTGTACCCCTCATCTATCAGGTAGCCACCAGCGGCCTGGAGCCAGACTCCGTTTCTTTCCCGCTACGTAAGCGCTTCAGAGACTATAATAATGTCACCTTCCGCCTGGCAAATGTTGAGCGAATAGATCATGCTCAAAATAAGGTTATTACCAACAAAGGCTTCCTTACCTATGATTACCTCATCATCGCTTCAGGTAGTGTCACCAACTTTCTGGGTAATAATAAAATAAAAGAGCATTGCTACGGACTGAAAACCGTAGAAGATGCCATACACATTCGCAGCCTCATGCTGAGCCACCTGGAGATGGCCGCCCAGACATGCATACAGGAAGAGAAGGATGTTCTGACCAATTTTGCCATAGTCGGCGGGGGGCCTGCCGGTGTAGAGCTGGCTGGCGCGCTGGCAGAGTTCAGAGACCATATCATTCCCAAGGATTACCCTGAGTACAATGGCGACAACATCACCATATACCTGCTGCAATCCGGTTACCAGTTGCTCAAAGGCATGTCAGAAGAGAGTAGTAAACAGACCCTGAAGGACCTGCAGAATATGGATGTCAAAGTCCTGTTCGGATGTAAAGTGACAGGCTATGATGGCCGTACCGTACAGATAGAAGATGCCAAAATGCAGCTAAAAGCCGCTACCCTCATATGGGCCGCCGGCGTTAGAGGAAGCTTTCCCGGAGGATTAAACGAAGACATAGTAGTAAAGGGTAACCGCCTGAAGGTGTCCGAAACCCTGGAAGTAGCCGGCATGAACAATGTATTTGCCATTGGGGATGTGGCCGGCCTGATAACAGAAGAGCATCCAAAGGGCCTCCCTATGCTTGCGCCCGTAGCCATACAGCAGGGGAGTCATGTAGCCAAATGCATACTGAAGCTTATTAAGGGAGAATCGGCCGAACCCTTTGACTATCTTGATAAAGGCCACCTTGCTACCATCGGGCGCCGCCGCGCCGTGGCAGACATCAGAGGCCTTAAGCTAAGTGGCTTTACCGCATGGGTGATCTGGGCCCTTGTCCATATCTTCTACCTGGCCGGATTTAAGAACCGCACCTTCGTCCTTATAAACTGGCTTTCTAATTACATGTCCTACGACAAAGGGGACAGGCTCATCACCCGAACCACCTTCAAAGACCCATACTCCACCCATTCAAATACACAGCGCTTTGAGGCCTCAAACCCTGCCGCTGAATAG
- a CDS encoding gliding motility-associated C-terminal domain-containing protein, which translates to MRHVTICLFLFLVCTGARATHIVGGEIELEHTGGYYYTLRLIQYFDRVNGSPGAEDQDATLVIFSKARNRRVDAWRLNQVQKTEVEYTQPECAIAELETNKLVYERRIYLDPTIYNDPQGYYVTYERCCRNNIINNIVLPEGTGQTFYLEFPPVQLDQQPFVNSTPQLFPPLSDYGCVFKPYYADFGGTDPDGDSLVYSLVDPLNSSTGEPIPNPRPAPHPSVTWETGYDTDNQIRGIPPLSISTDGLLTVTPTQPGLFVFSVKCEEYRNGRRIGEVRRDFQLLVITDCNAGQPPVITANINGDSRRLANNELITIREQDASCIDFKVTDGDTQLRGEQVSIRARAVNFDPADYGWSWGQQSKFLASIQDTLSTSVCLDKCPVPGVDPLIIDFIAGDNSCPKPLLDTLRVRIHIDRDIGTPAYFSAPVAERVERRLLTGQSFSMEVVARDDDLDSLLVWRQAEGISPESVGVAIDLLEESRGFARYRVSWTPQCEKFVDMPVSFAMLADDIDSCGHLTPPDTVYFDLMHVAPEPSQPVLTTNAPDNLLQVRVRESIRFDLFGNDIDNDSLYLTLDNADELPPDFIYQFAGASGTGSITAPFAYTPGCEALRILDDTLQLRFVLRSVYDCGMEFPDTVIRNLLVQPPVNNAPVISVAGEPGPVDYRLTVGESLTLNIQGNEADNDEMYMAMLPADAERYEGLFTFEPVTGRGQVNSPFIWTPGCEQLSGLPEENRFTVRLVVRDQYCDGSLIDTLTLNLELQDLEVDYNFDIANAFTPNGDSFSEEYFIKELPPDNCASQFESFTVYNRWGKEVFFTRERDFHWDGGGVASGTYYYQIKFTHNEFRGPLHIIF; encoded by the coding sequence ACCGCCGGGTAGACGCCTGGCGGCTAAACCAGGTACAAAAGACAGAGGTAGAGTACACACAGCCGGAGTGTGCCATAGCCGAACTGGAAACCAATAAACTCGTCTATGAAAGAAGGATCTACCTGGATCCCACCATCTATAACGACCCCCAGGGATACTACGTAACCTACGAGCGCTGCTGCCGCAATAACATCATCAATAATATCGTATTGCCCGAAGGTACAGGACAGACATTCTACCTGGAGTTTCCCCCTGTCCAATTGGACCAGCAACCTTTCGTGAACAGTACCCCCCAGCTATTCCCGCCCCTTAGCGACTATGGATGCGTGTTTAAGCCCTACTATGCCGACTTCGGCGGCACTGATCCGGATGGCGATTCCCTCGTATATTCTCTGGTTGATCCGTTGAACAGCTCCACCGGAGAGCCTATCCCCAATCCGAGGCCAGCACCACACCCCAGCGTCACCTGGGAGACAGGTTATGATACAGATAACCAGATAAGAGGTATTCCGCCGCTTAGCATCAGTACCGACGGACTGCTTACCGTTACCCCCACCCAGCCAGGCCTGTTCGTATTTAGCGTTAAGTGCGAGGAGTACCGCAATGGCCGGCGCATAGGAGAGGTAAGGAGAGACTTTCAGCTACTCGTCATCACTGACTGTAATGCAGGCCAGCCACCGGTTATTACTGCCAATATTAACGGGGACAGCCGCCGGTTAGCCAATAATGAGTTGATCACCATACGTGAGCAGGATGCCAGTTGCATAGACTTTAAGGTAACAGACGGCGACACCCAACTCAGGGGAGAGCAGGTAAGTATACGTGCCCGTGCCGTAAACTTTGACCCCGCCGACTATGGCTGGTCCTGGGGGCAGCAAAGTAAGTTTCTCGCCTCCATACAAGACACCCTTTCCACCAGTGTGTGCCTGGATAAATGCCCCGTGCCAGGCGTGGACCCCCTCATCATTGACTTTATTGCCGGAGACAACTCCTGCCCCAAACCCCTGCTCGATACCCTGCGCGTACGTATTCATATAGATCGCGACATAGGTACCCCCGCCTACTTTTCTGCCCCTGTGGCTGAGCGGGTAGAGCGTCGCCTCCTTACCGGCCAGTCCTTCAGTATGGAAGTAGTGGCCCGTGACGATGATCTGGACAGCCTGCTGGTATGGAGGCAGGCAGAGGGCATATCACCCGAATCAGTAGGCGTAGCCATAGACCTGCTGGAAGAAAGCAGAGGCTTTGCCCGCTACAGGGTAAGCTGGACACCTCAGTGTGAGAAGTTTGTGGATATGCCCGTAAGCTTTGCCATGCTTGCGGATGATATTGACTCCTGCGGTCACCTCACCCCGCCCGATACCGTCTATTTTGACCTGATGCACGTAGCCCCCGAGCCCTCCCAGCCGGTGCTTACAACGAACGCCCCGGATAACCTGCTGCAGGTCAGGGTGCGGGAAAGCATCCGCTTTGACCTGTTCGGTAATGACATCGACAACGATTCACTCTACCTTACACTTGATAACGCAGATGAACTACCACCGGATTTTATCTACCAGTTTGCAGGAGCCAGCGGCACTGGCAGCATCACCGCCCCCTTTGCCTACACACCCGGCTGTGAAGCACTCCGTATATTAGATGATACCCTCCAGCTACGCTTCGTGCTCAGAAGTGTCTACGACTGCGGCATGGAGTTTCCTGATACCGTAATCAGGAACCTGCTAGTACAGCCTCCTGTAAATAATGCTCCCGTCATCAGTGTGGCCGGTGAACCGGGCCCCGTGGATTACCGGCTCACCGTCGGTGAAAGCCTTACCCTCAATATACAGGGCAATGAGGCAGACAACGATGAAATGTACATGGCCATGCTGCCCGCCGATGCCGAGCGCTACGAGGGGTTATTTACCTTTGAGCCCGTCACAGGGCGCGGACAGGTCAATTCCCCTTTTATCTGGACTCCCGGTTGCGAGCAGCTATCCGGCTTACCCGAAGAGAACCGCTTCACCGTACGACTGGTGGTGAGAGACCAGTACTGTGATGGAAGCCTGATCGATACCCTCACCCTTAATCTCGAACTGCAGGACCTGGAGGTGGATTATAATTTCGATATTGCCAACGCTTTTACCCCCAATGGCGATTCCTTCTCTGAAGAATACTTTATTAAAGAATTGCCACCCGATAACTGCGCAAGTCAGTTTGAATCATTCACCGTCTACAATCGCTGGGGCAAAGAGGTGTTCTTTACCCGCGAGCGGGACTTCCACTGGGATGGCGGGGGCGTAGCCAGCGGCACCTATTACTACCAGATCAAATTCACCCACAATGAGTTCAGGGGGCCACTGCACATCATCTTTTAA